CCCAGCAGGATCAGGCTTCAGCCACCACCAGGTCCCTGGTGACCTGGAAGGCGGCGATGAGGGAGCTCAGCTGGATCTTCTCGttggtgccagcagccaggcgGTACCTGGAGAGAGccaagggcagctctgggggtgtcCACCACTGTGGGTGTCCCCCACAGACACGGGCTgtctgccagcagtgcccaggaacCACCAGGAGCCACCCCAGGGTCCCCACAGTGGGGCAGTGACACTTACTCGATGTCTGCCAGCTTGATGAGCAGCTGGATGCGGATGGAGGGGGGGAAGTCGACTGTGGAGAGAAGGAAACACTCAGTGAAGGGCAGGGGGGAATTTGGCCTCTCCAGGATCATCCGGAGCTGGACCCTTTCCCCACCTCTGTGCACGAATAGATGGATCTCAGTGAGGAtgtcctgcagggccaggcccTTCAGCGTCTTCAGCTCCATGATTTCTGGGATGAGAGCGAGTCAAGGCCTTGCTTCCAGGCGTTTCCCTGCCAGATCCCACTCCTCATCTTTACAGCAATCCCAAGAGCCTCCCCAGCGAGCAGCACCCACCCCAGAGGCCACAGAGatccctgggaaggagcaggatttATCCCAGCTGGGAACAACCCCCAGGGTAGAGGATACTGCGGTAGGCCGTGGAAAAATCCTGGTTCAGCATCCAGTCGAGGATGTTGGCGATGTCAGACTTGAGGGGATGTCCCGTGCAGGTGTAAACGTTCTCCTCTGTCACCTTCCCAAAGGCCATGGAGGTGctctgaggaagaggagggaacaGGAAGGATGAAGAGGcccctccagctcagctggcCAGTGGCTGATGGCTGCAGTCCCACCTGCAAGATATTGAGGGCCCTGCGCATGTCCCCGCTCGAGAGCGTCACCAGAGCCTTCATCCCGTCCTCGGTCACGTCCACCCTGGAAAACAACACCCGGGCAAGCGGAGCTGTGGGagtccagcctgctgctcctccctggcagggaacGGGGCAGAGGGGCCCTGGGGGGATCCCCACTCACCCCTCCTCCTGGATGACGTGCTGGAGCCGCGGcaccatcagctctggggtcagcGGGCCGAAGCGGAAGCGGGTGCAGCGGGACTGCAGGGCGGGAATGATCTTGGAGAGGTAGTTGCAGATGAGGCAGAACCGGGtgttctctgtgaacttctcGATCACTGcaaaaaggagggaggggaggagcgTCCTTGGCTGCTGCCTTGGCCTGATTCCCACCCCGTGCCGGGCTGGATGAGGCCATGGCTGCCCACAGTGTGGGATTCCTGCCGTGTGGGATTCCCAGTGCCCCTCACCTCTCCTCAGGGCGTTCTGAGCATCCTGGGTCATGGCATCAGCTTCATCCAGGATTACCAGCTTGAAGCCTTTCCTAGGAAAAGGTGGGGTTTGgtgctggagaagggagagctgggatgtttgttcccagcctggctcctgggaAGCCCTTCTTGCATCCTCACCCTCCCTGCTTGCTGGGCCCACCCTGGGACCTCCCAAATCCCCTTCCCAATCcaagtgccagggcaggagggtgcCAAAGAGATGGGGGGCTTTGGGAAGCACTGACCCATCACATACTTAAAGATGGTCCTGGTGCTGGCGAAGCTCAGGATGGGCCCTCGGACGATGTCAATGCCCCGGTCATCGGAGGCGTTGAGCTGGAAGGGAATGGTGTGGATCTGTATCCCTGCATCCCATTCCATCTCATTCCATCtcatcccatcctgtcccatcccaccccatctcATCTTGTTTCATCCCgttccatcccatcccatcccatagATCCCATCCCATTCTATTCCATCCCATTTCATCCAAACCaattgatcccatcccatcaatcccatcccatcccatcaatcgcatcccaccccatcccatggatcccaccccatcccatctcGTCTTGTTccgtcccatcccatcctgtcgatcccatcctgtcctgtcccatcccatcccgtcccctcccgtcccatcccatcccaccccaccccaccccatcccaccgTGTTCCAGCTCACCTCCAGCACCATGGAGCCGAACTCCCGCTCCCGATAAAGCTGCCGGGCACAGGCCAGGATGGTGGATGTCTTCCCGGTACCAGGCGGCCCATAGAGGAGCAGATGGGGGAGCCGGTCCTCGCTGATGAAGCGCTGCACTGCGGGATAACGGGGATAGCAACGGGATAACAGCGGGATAacggggctgggggacagccGGGACCGCCGGGGGGGGNNNNNNNNNNNNNNNNNNNNNNNNNNNNNNNNNNNNNNNNNNNNNNNNNNNNNNNNNNNNNNNNNNNNNNNNNNNNNNNNNNNNNNNNNNNNNNNNNNNNNNNNNNNNNNNNNNNNNNNNNNNNNNNNNNNNNNNNNNNNNNNNNNNNNNNNNNNNNNNNNNNNNNNNNNNNNNNNNNNNNNNNNNNNNNNNNNNNNNNNNNNNNNNNNNNNNNNNNNNNNNNNNNNNNNNNNNNNNNNNNNNNNNNNNNNNNNNNNNNNNNNNNNNNNNNNNNNNNNNNNNNNNNNNNNNNNNNNNNNNNNNNNNNNNNNNNNNNNNNNNNNNNNNNNNNNNNNNNNNNNNNNNNNNNNNNNNNNNNNNNNNNNNNNNNNNNNNNNNNNNNNNNNNNNNNNNNNNNNNNNNNNNNNNNNNNNNNNNNNNNNNNNNNNNNNNNNNNNNNNNNNNNNNNNNNNNNNNNNNNNNNNNNNNNNNNNNNNNNNNNNNNNNNNNNNNNNNNNNNNCCAATGCCCCAGATCCCCTCCAATACCCCAGATCCCCTTCAATGCCCCAGATCCCCTCCAATGCCCAGATCCCCTCCAATGCCCCAGAACCCCTCCAgtcccccaaatcccccagtGTTCCAGATCCCCAATGCCCCAGATCCCCCAGTATCCCAGACCTCCTCTACTGCCCCAGACCCCCCCCGCCCAGTGCCCCAgacccctgcagtgccccagaTCCCCCCCAGTGCCTCAGACCTTCCCATTTCCCCAGAGCCCCCATTTCCATTCTCcatctctgccccagcccccacgatgccccatttccccccattACCTCAGGTACCCCCAGCCCCCATTATCCCCCCAACGCCCCTGCTCCCTCATTTCCAgcccccccatttccccagtTCCCCCTATTGCACCCCCCCCAGTGTCCAAGCCCCCCCTTCCTCATTTACTCCCCACTACCCCAGATCCCCCAGTTATCCCGGACCACCATTTCAACCCCCCTCAttctccctgccccttccccccCCAGTGCAgcttcccccccttccccctagtgctcccctcctgtcccattcccagggtCAGAGGGACTGGGATGAGAATGGATGGGGGGATAGGGGAGAAGGGcatgggaatggggacagggggggaTGGATGTGGGGagtgggatgggaatgggggaatCCTTGTGAGCAAGGGAAGGtgtggggatgggggatggagaCGAGGGTGGTGATGAAGATGGAGAGATGTGGGGTTTGGGGCGTAGGGTGGGTGGGGGTAGGGGTGGGTGGTGATGAGAATGGGGGTGCtgatgaggatgaggagatgTGGGGATGGTGGGAAAGTGCTGGGGCTGCGGGTGATGAGCATGGGGGGTGACGATGAAGATGGGAAGGTGATGGGGATGATGGGGTTGGGGGTGATGAGAATGGGGGTGTTGTGATACGGTATGGGGTGTTGAGGAGGATGGGGGTGTTGATAAGGTATGGGGTGTTGAGGAGGATGGGAGTATGGGCaaggaggggatggggatgtgggaAGGTGATGGGGTTGGGAGTGATGATAAGGTTGGGGGGATGATGAGGAGGGGGTGTGATGATGAGGATGGGGAGGTGTGGGGGTGATGGGACTGGAGGTGATGAGGATGGAGGGATGTTGATGAGGAAGGGGGCGATGATGAGGATGGGGAGGTGTGGGGGTGATGGGACTGGAGGTGATGAGGATGGGGGATGTTGATGAGGAAGGGGGCGATGATGAGGATGGGGAGGTGTGGGGTGATGGGGCTGGGGGTAGTGGTAAGGTTGGGGGGATGTtgatgggggggggggtgttgaTGACGATGGGGGTGTTGATAAGGTTGGGGGGGTTGCTGAGGATGATGTGGGGGTGATGATGAGGATGCTGATGTGTGGGTGTGGGGGCGATGCGGATGCCGCGGAGCTGCCGGGGCCGGGGGTGCCGGGCCGGGGGTGTGCGGGGGTTCCCGCGCGGAGCGGCGCGCAGCGAGCGCGGCCCCGCGGAGCCGGAgcgcgccgcccccgcccccgccccgccgcgcccgggGGGGGGGtagcggcggcggcgccgcgctGACGGCTCGGTGGGCACCGCGATGCTGCGGGCCGCGGCCGAGCGGGGCTgagcggcggcgggggccggcGAGCGGAGCCGACGGAAGGGggggccgcggcggcggcgggcggaggggagggcgggcgggcgggggggggggcggCGAGCGATGGATGAGGACAACATGACGAGGAgcgaggagcaggagctgagtcTGCAGAAGGCGCTGCAGCAGTGCGAGCTGGTCCAGAACATGATCGACATCAGCATCTCCAACCTGGAGGGGCTCCGCACCAAGTGCGCCGCCTCCAACGACCTCACGCAGAAGGAGATCCGCACCCTGGAGGTACGGGCCCGCCGACCCCCCCAACATCAACACCCCCCCACCAgtctcccccccaccccccccggGCCGCGGCGGGTTCCCCCGCGGCGCTGCGGTGCGCCCGAGTGAGGCTGCGCGCTCTGCAGGTGGCCCCGAGGTGGGTCCGGGATCACCGAACCCTGCTGCCGGGACCCACCGGGGCCGCCCGGTCCCGGCCGCAGCCCCCCGGTATCCTCCCGGTATCCCCCGGCatcccccggcccggccgcgtTCCTCCCCCGGCTTCTACCGCTCGGCAGGCGGCATCCCCCGGCCCACCTGCATCCATCCTCCGGCCCACCTGGATCTCCCGGCCCACCTGCATCCCCTCCGCCTTCCTGCatcccccggcccggccccatCCTttcctccagcctcctgctccagccgGGCTGCGTCCCTTCCACCGGGCTGCATCCCATCGGCCCACCTGcacccctgctgcctgcctccaTCCCCCCAGCCTGCCTGCATCCCTTTCCCTGGACTGCATCCCTTCGGCCCACCTGCATTCCTTGTGGCAGGCTGCATCCCACGGGCCTGCCTGCGTCCCTTCCAGCAGGCAGCATCCCCTCAGCCCACCTGCATCCCTTCCACGGGGCTGCATCCCCTGGGTCTGGCTGAATCCCCTTCCTTGAGCTGCATCCCCTCAGCCCACCTGAAGCCCCTTCCAGCAGGcaccagctgtcccagctggctgcaTCCCCCTGGCCCacctgcatccctccctcccgGCAGCAGCCCCCGACCCAGCTGCCTtctcccctccccgcccctgCCTCCCAGGGGATGGGGCTCCCCTTGGAGCGTTCTGAGCGCCTGCTGAGGTGAATTTGTGGTTCAGCAGGAGGTCGgtgggctgggacaggcagggaacagccagggattcccagggctgagtgggatccctgcagctggcacagagcagcagaagcgAGGCCGTGACCCTGGGGAGACGCCAgcggggctgtgctgctgctgtgggggcggctggcacagagctggggctgtgggtggcGGGGTTCAGAGCCTGATCCCACTCAGGCCTTTCTGCTG
This Serinus canaria isolate serCan28SL12 chromosome 15, serCan2020, whole genome shotgun sequence DNA region includes the following protein-coding sequences:
- the RFC5 gene encoding replication factor C subunit 5 isoform X2; amino-acid sequence: MVLELNASDDRGIDIVRGPILSFASTRTIFKKGFKLVILDEADAMTQDAQNALRRVIEKFTENTRFCLICNYLSKIIPALQSRCTRFRFGPLTPELMVPRLQHVIQEEGVDVTEDGMKALVTLSSGDMRRALNILQSTSMAFGKVTEENVYTCTGHPLKSDIANILDWMLNQDFSTAYRKIMELKTLKGLALQDILTEIHLFVHRVDFPPSIRIQLLIKLADIEYRLAAGTNEKIQLSSLIAAFQVTRDLVVAEA
- the RFC5 gene encoding replication factor C subunit 5 isoform X1, whose protein sequence is MVLELNASDDRGIDIVRGPILSFASTRTIFKKGFKLVILDEADAMTQDAQNALRRVIEKFTENTRFCLICNYLSKIIPALQSRCTRFRFGPLTPELMVPRLQHVIQEEGVDVTEDGMKALVTLSSGDMRRALNILQSTSMAFGKVTEENVYTCTGHPLKSDIANILDWMLNQDFSTAYRKIMELKTLKGLALQDILTEIHLFVHRGGERVQLRMILERPNSPLPFTECFLLSTVDFPPSIRIQLLIKLADIEYRLAAGTNEKIQLSSLIAAFQVTRDLVVAEA